One Fontisphaera persica DNA window includes the following coding sequences:
- a CDS encoding electron transfer flavoprotein subunit alpha/FixB family protein, translated as MSQGILIWTEHLRGQISEITFEMLGLGRQLADALKVPLTAAVAGANVTALGSQLGMADKVLLVENPALTLATAATQASVLQELLHQEQAALVLVGGTNVSLGVGTVLAARTRLPYINFCKAARVEDGAVVATSQLFGGKVLADTRLAEHRGIISVYPGAFPAEAGRRAGSPQLIPAAVEVAPSPVKFVQFIEPETGDVDITKQDVLVAVGRGIQSQDNVALAEELAAALGGAVCASRPVIDQGWLPLSRQVGKSGMTVKPRLYLALGISGAPEHWEGMQGSRLIVAVNTDPKAPIFDGAHYGATVDALDLLPVLTEKVKARKG; from the coding sequence ATGAGCCAGGGCATTTTAATTTGGACGGAACACCTGCGGGGGCAAATTTCCGAAATTACGTTCGAGATGTTGGGGCTGGGACGGCAATTGGCGGATGCCTTGAAAGTGCCGCTTACGGCGGCGGTTGCTGGAGCAAACGTCACGGCTTTGGGCAGCCAGTTGGGCATGGCGGACAAGGTGCTGTTGGTGGAAAATCCAGCGTTGACGCTTGCCACTGCAGCTACGCAGGCCTCGGTTTTGCAGGAACTCCTGCATCAGGAGCAAGCGGCGCTGGTTTTAGTTGGGGGTACCAATGTTTCCTTGGGGGTGGGCACTGTTTTGGCGGCGCGCACCCGGCTTCCTTACATTAATTTCTGCAAAGCAGCCCGGGTGGAGGATGGGGCGGTGGTAGCCACCAGCCAATTATTTGGCGGCAAGGTGCTGGCCGATACGCGCCTGGCGGAGCATCGCGGCATTATCAGTGTTTATCCGGGCGCATTCCCGGCAGAGGCTGGGCGCCGTGCAGGCTCGCCGCAACTGATTCCGGCAGCCGTGGAGGTTGCGCCATCGCCGGTCAAGTTTGTTCAATTCATTGAACCGGAGACGGGCGATGTGGACATCACCAAACAGGATGTTTTGGTGGCGGTGGGGCGTGGCATCCAAAGCCAGGACAACGTGGCGCTGGCGGAGGAATTGGCGGCTGCATTGGGCGGGGCGGTGTGTGCTTCGCGGCCGGTGATTGACCAGGGCTGGTTGCCGTTGAGCCGGCAGGTGGGCAAATCGGGCATGACGGTCAAACCACGGCTTTACCTGGCCTTGGGCATCAGTGGCGCTCCGGAGCATTGGGAGGGCATGCAAGGCTCGCGGTTGATTGTGGCGGTGAATACGGACCCGAAAGCACCCATTTTTGATGGCGCCCACTACGGAGCGACGGTGGACGCGCTCGATTTGCTACCGGTGCTGACCGAAAAAGTGAAAGCGCGCAAAGGCTGA
- a CDS encoding electron transfer flavoprotein subunit beta/FixA family protein, whose translation MKYYVLIKMVPDTVEELIIGADGKSLDTDAVRPKLADSDEHAIEEALLLKEKIGGDVAVVALESPEVEDALFTALAKGVNQAVKLTGDWSQLGSLGAAQVFAQYLAPDGQLSADTMVLLRSQAYDDLEGEIGPCLAEKLGVPFVGVVTRIVPGAQEVKVTKEFAGGLRGEFVVPLPCVLGIQSAEKPPRYVPIAKVRAAQKTAKIEEVEGVAPEAQRAYEVERMYLPEAAGRAQMLEGSVEEVADKVVEVLAQNSLL comes from the coding sequence ATGAAATACTACGTCCTAATCAAAATGGTGCCGGATACCGTGGAGGAGTTAATCATCGGGGCGGACGGCAAATCTTTGGATACCGATGCCGTGCGCCCCAAACTTGCGGACAGTGACGAGCATGCCATTGAAGAGGCGCTTTTGTTGAAGGAGAAAATCGGTGGGGACGTCGCGGTGGTTGCGCTTGAGTCGCCGGAGGTGGAGGACGCATTGTTCACGGCCCTGGCCAAGGGCGTCAACCAGGCCGTTAAATTGACCGGCGATTGGAGCCAGTTGGGCAGTTTGGGAGCGGCCCAGGTGTTTGCCCAATACCTTGCTCCGGATGGCCAATTGTCGGCGGACACGATGGTGCTTTTACGCAGCCAGGCTTACGATGATTTGGAGGGCGAAATTGGCCCGTGTTTGGCGGAGAAATTGGGGGTGCCCTTCGTGGGGGTGGTGACTCGCATTGTGCCGGGGGCGCAGGAGGTGAAGGTGACCAAGGAATTTGCCGGGGGGCTGCGGGGCGAGTTTGTCGTGCCGTTGCCTTGCGTGTTGGGCATTCAATCTGCCGAGAAGCCGCCGCGATATGTGCCCATTGCCAAGGTGCGGGCGGCGCAAAAAACTGCCAAAATTGAGGAGGTAGAGGGAGTGGCGCCGGAAGCCCAGCGTGCGTATGAGGTCGAGCGCATGTATTTGCCGGAGGCCGCCGGCCGGGCGCAGATGTTGGAAGGGTCGGTGGAAGAAGTGGCGGACAAGGTGGTGGAGGTGTTGGCCCAAAACAGTTTGTTGTAA
- a CDS encoding nickel-dependent hydrogenase large subunit — protein MAHTVIPFGPQHPVLPEPIHLDLVIEDERVVEAVPSIGFIHRGLEKLVEKKDYQEFVYVAERVCGICSFIHGETFCHAVEELMQIPVPPRAQYLRVIWGEMSRIHSHLLWLGLTADAFGFEALFMHAWRVRERLLDLIEATTGGRVIFGACKIGGVRRDIPKDQMQEVLKELQRLESDMRDIVKIFLDDSSVKDRLCEVGVLSRDEAYDLGCVGPMLRASGVAQDTRLRGYAAYGDLDFAPVTRTEGDCYARCAVRCEELFQSVDLIRQAAARMPEGEISVKVTGNPKGEFTARTEQPRGEVIYYIKANGTKNLERFRVRTPTFANLPALLKILQGCELADVPVLVLTIDPCISCTER, from the coding sequence ATGGCCCACACTGTCATTCCTTTTGGCCCCCAGCACCCGGTGCTGCCTGAGCCAATTCATCTGGACCTGGTCATTGAGGACGAGCGCGTTGTCGAGGCCGTGCCCTCCATTGGCTTCATTCATCGCGGCTTGGAAAAGCTGGTGGAGAAAAAAGATTATCAGGAATTTGTGTATGTGGCCGAGCGAGTGTGCGGCATTTGCAGTTTCATCCATGGTGAGACCTTCTGCCACGCCGTCGAGGAATTGATGCAAATCCCCGTCCCGCCCCGCGCCCAATACCTGCGCGTCATCTGGGGGGAAATGTCGCGCATTCACAGCCATCTCCTGTGGCTCGGTCTGACGGCAGATGCCTTTGGTTTCGAGGCGCTGTTCATGCATGCCTGGCGCGTGCGCGAGCGCCTGTTGGACTTGATTGAAGCCACCACCGGCGGGCGCGTGATATTCGGCGCCTGCAAAATCGGCGGCGTCCGCCGGGACATCCCTAAAGACCAGATGCAGGAAGTCTTGAAAGAATTGCAGCGCCTCGAGTCCGACATGCGCGACATCGTGAAAATTTTCCTCGATGATTCCTCTGTGAAGGATCGCCTCTGCGAAGTTGGCGTCCTGAGCCGGGACGAAGCCTATGATCTGGGCTGTGTCGGCCCCATGCTCCGTGCCAGCGGCGTGGCCCAGGACACTCGCCTGCGCGGTTATGCCGCCTATGGCGACCTGGACTTTGCGCCGGTAACCCGCACCGAAGGCGACTGTTACGCCCGCTGCGCCGTGCGTTGCGAAGAGCTCTTTCAAAGTGTGGATTTAATCCGCCAGGCGGCCGCCCGCATGCCGGAGGGTGAGATTAGCGTCAAAGTCACCGGCAACCCCAAAGGCGAATTCACCGCGCGCACCGAACAACCCCGCGGCGAGGTCATTTATTATATCAAGGCCAACGGCACCAAAAACCTGGAACGCTTCCGCGTGCGCACCCCCACCTTCGCCAACCTGCCAGCCCTCTTGAAAATCCTGCAGGGCTGCGAACTGGCGGACGTGCCAGTCTTGGTTTTGACCATTGACCCCTGCATCAGTTGCACGGAACGTTGA
- a CDS encoding NADH-quinone oxidoreductase subunit L, with protein MMSALTLLIAVPWAAGLLLWGIRSDRLRRAVVIGTVLFVAALSVNLAVRLFHTGDVFHVDTHWINWLMLAGEGGMAMYLLRVGWKQRHPVVVALVLAQTALMAWFELSHGAELRVGQNLFVDKFSILMALINGVVGGLICIYALGYMREFHDVHHPEIADRRPMFFGLLFIFMGAMFGIIFANNLLWFFFFWEVTTLCSFLLIGYKQTEESRQNALRALNLNLMGGLAMAAGIVLFHTRAGSIELAVLFQKTPEVVLAPVALLAFAGLTKSAQLPFSRWLLGAMVAPTPVSALLHSSTMVKAGLYLILRLAPVLWGTVPGTVLALTGAVTFVVTSFAAVCTSDAKKVLAYSTIANLGLVVLCGGIGTYEAVWAGILMIVFHAVAKCLLFLCVGVIEHKLHSRDIEKMSGLILSLPRISVFLQVGIAGMFLAPFGMLLSKWAVLKAVVDSYPLLAVFVCFGSAPTLFFWVKWLGKLLEVTGAIENKEKGIGRGEWVAMGALTVLTGLTCLFFPLISSELVEPYVMEVYWRTAAMDHGNFIIMTIMLCMVGLFPLSFINYKRKVHVMDAYLSGANVERNNTHFLDARGAARPMTMRNYYFQDLLKEDQLLRGGLFAGLSLLVFLLGFVLL; from the coding sequence ATGATGAGCGCTTTGACATTATTGATCGCCGTGCCTTGGGCAGCCGGACTGCTCCTCTGGGGCATACGCTCCGACCGCCTGCGGCGCGCCGTGGTCATTGGCACGGTTTTGTTTGTTGCCGCTTTGAGCGTCAATCTGGCTGTCCGGCTGTTTCACACCGGTGATGTCTTCCACGTGGACACCCACTGGATCAACTGGTTGATGCTGGCCGGCGAAGGCGGCATGGCGATGTATCTGCTGCGGGTGGGATGGAAACAGCGGCATCCCGTGGTGGTTGCCTTGGTGCTCGCCCAAACCGCCCTCATGGCGTGGTTCGAGTTAAGTCATGGCGCAGAGTTGCGTGTGGGCCAGAACCTCTTTGTGGACAAATTCTCCATCCTCATGGCCTTGATTAATGGCGTGGTGGGCGGTCTGATTTGCATCTACGCCCTTGGTTACATGCGGGAATTTCACGACGTCCACCACCCCGAGATTGCAGACCGGCGGCCCATGTTTTTCGGCCTGTTGTTTATCTTCATGGGAGCCATGTTTGGCATTATTTTTGCCAACAACCTGTTGTGGTTTTTCTTTTTCTGGGAGGTGACCACCCTGTGCTCCTTCCTGTTGATTGGCTACAAGCAAACGGAGGAATCCCGCCAAAACGCCCTCCGGGCGCTGAATTTGAACCTCATGGGCGGCCTGGCCATGGCCGCGGGAATTGTGCTGTTTCACACCCGCGCCGGCAGCATCGAATTGGCAGTCTTGTTCCAAAAGACGCCGGAGGTGGTTCTCGCGCCAGTGGCCCTGCTCGCTTTTGCCGGTTTAACCAAATCAGCCCAGTTGCCGTTTTCACGGTGGTTGTTGGGCGCCATGGTGGCGCCCACCCCCGTCAGCGCCCTGTTGCATTCCTCAACCATGGTCAAAGCCGGCTTGTATCTAATCCTGCGACTGGCGCCGGTACTGTGGGGCACGGTGCCGGGAACCGTGCTGGCATTGACAGGCGCGGTGACTTTCGTCGTGACCTCGTTTGCGGCGGTCTGCACCAGCGACGCCAAAAAAGTGCTGGCCTACTCCACCATAGCCAATCTGGGGTTGGTGGTGCTTTGCGGTGGCATCGGCACTTACGAAGCGGTCTGGGCCGGCATTTTAATGATCGTCTTTCATGCCGTGGCCAAATGCCTGCTTTTCCTCTGCGTCGGCGTCATCGAGCACAAGTTGCACAGCCGGGACATCGAAAAAATGAGCGGCCTGATTTTAAGTCTGCCGCGCATTTCCGTGTTTTTACAGGTGGGCATTGCCGGCATGTTTCTGGCGCCGTTTGGCATGTTGCTCAGTAAATGGGCCGTGCTCAAGGCGGTGGTGGATTCCTATCCGCTCCTGGCCGTGTTTGTATGCTTTGGCTCGGCCCCCACCTTGTTCTTCTGGGTCAAGTGGCTGGGCAAACTGCTGGAGGTCACCGGCGCCATCGAAAACAAGGAAAAAGGCATCGGCCGCGGCGAATGGGTGGCCATGGGAGCCCTAACGGTGTTGACCGGCCTGACCTGTCTGTTTTTCCCGCTGATTTCCTCGGAACTCGTCGAGCCTTATGTGATGGAGGTGTACTGGCGCACGGCCGCCATGGACCACGGCAATTTCATCATCATGACCATCATGCTCTGCATGGTGGGGCTGTTCCCCCTGAGTTTCATAAATTATAAGCGCAAGGTCCATGTCATGGATGCCTATCTGAGCGGGGCGAATGTGGAGCGCAACAACACGCATTTCCTGGATGCCCGCGGCGCCGCCCGGCCCATGACCATGCGCAACTACTATTTCCAGGACCTGCTCAAGGAAGATCAATTGCTCCGCGGCGGTTTGTTCGCGGGTTTGAGTCTGTTGGTGTTTTTACTTGGATTTGTCTTGTTATGA
- a CDS encoding heterodisulfide reductase-related iron-sulfur binding cluster — MEMTLQVNSVLLAAGDGVSAMETAVRQAAAAGGVPDLNPVKGAFLGLPGVLWLWGLALVSFGLFGWRVWRIVTALRRARPENRFDQIPRRLRMVVDHVLLQKRIFNERAIGWPHFLIFWGFVLYATCFNWSLASGLFPFLKLPFPDEVRVVAFLLEIFAVIVLVALGVALARRLFFPPPRLHLSLDANLILGLIALLMVTTLLGSGFRLQAEGGHTSDWAPLGSLLVRVLPETSPATAAAWAKAMWWLHMLGVFFFLCYLPFSKHMHLVVSPLNVFFGRLQPVGTLDAPGTKEDYTTGAAHWSEFTWKQLLCGFACAECGRCDRACPAQNSGYSLCPQDVIQKLKHHFEQAALQGNGAVVTTTSSGGAKEEAMPVLAGGLIQPAEVWACTTCMACMECCAVWNEQVPIIVQMRRHLVNQGAVDRGIQDMLDKLNRYGNSFGKSDRMRARWVQNGGLKIKDARKEEVEYLWFVGDYASFDPRLESITQKTARLFEAAGLSFGLLYEAERNAGNDVRRVGEEGLFEVLRDKNKQALAKAKFKVIVTTDPHTYNTLKNEYGLENGVRVVHYTELLCELLAQGRLKLRQPLQGKVTYHDPCYLGRYNGVYEPPREVLRRLGLEVVEMPRCRGRSYCCGAGGGRIWMEDAEKVQERPAESRVREAAALPGVQTMVVACPKDIAMFRDALKTTGLEGKLAVKDLAELVWECVQEPAATTAA; from the coding sequence ATGGAAATGACGCTGCAAGTCAATTCCGTCCTATTAGCGGCGGGGGATGGGGTGTCGGCCATGGAAACGGCGGTGCGCCAGGCTGCGGCGGCAGGGGGCGTTCCTGATTTGAATCCTGTCAAGGGTGCCTTCCTGGGCCTGCCGGGGGTGTTGTGGTTGTGGGGTTTGGCCTTGGTGTCTTTCGGCCTGTTTGGATGGCGGGTATGGCGCATTGTTACTGCTTTGCGGCGGGCGCGGCCGGAAAATCGGTTTGACCAAATTCCCCGCCGTTTGCGGATGGTGGTGGACCATGTTTTGTTGCAGAAGAGGATTTTCAATGAACGGGCCATTGGCTGGCCGCATTTCCTCATTTTTTGGGGGTTTGTGCTGTATGCCACGTGTTTCAACTGGTCCCTGGCAAGCGGGCTCTTCCCCTTCCTTAAACTGCCTTTCCCGGATGAAGTCCGGGTGGTGGCTTTTCTCCTGGAAATCTTTGCCGTCATTGTCCTGGTAGCCCTAGGGGTGGCTTTGGCGCGGCGTTTGTTCTTCCCCCCGCCTCGGCTGCATTTGAGTCTGGATGCCAATTTGATTTTGGGGCTTATTGCGCTTTTGATGGTCACCACGCTTTTGGGGTCGGGTTTTCGCCTGCAAGCCGAAGGCGGGCACACTTCAGATTGGGCCCCGCTGGGCAGTTTGTTGGTTCGGGTGCTGCCGGAGACTTCGCCAGCCACGGCCGCCGCGTGGGCCAAGGCCATGTGGTGGCTGCATATGCTGGGAGTGTTTTTCTTCCTGTGCTATCTGCCTTTTTCCAAGCACATGCACCTGGTGGTCAGTCCGTTGAATGTATTTTTTGGGCGGCTGCAACCGGTGGGAACCTTGGATGCCCCGGGTACCAAGGAGGATTATACCACTGGCGCGGCGCATTGGAGCGAGTTTACGTGGAAACAATTGCTGTGCGGCTTTGCCTGTGCTGAATGCGGACGCTGTGACCGGGCCTGCCCGGCGCAGAACAGCGGTTACTCGTTGTGTCCGCAGGATGTCATTCAGAAGTTAAAACATCATTTTGAACAGGCCGCCCTCCAAGGTAATGGGGCGGTGGTCACCACCACTTCCAGTGGGGGAGCCAAAGAGGAGGCAATGCCGGTATTGGCCGGGGGGTTGATTCAACCGGCGGAGGTCTGGGCCTGCACCACTTGCATGGCGTGCATGGAATGTTGCGCGGTCTGGAATGAGCAGGTGCCCATTATTGTGCAGATGCGGCGGCATTTGGTCAACCAGGGCGCTGTGGATCGCGGCATTCAGGACATGCTCGACAAATTGAATCGCTACGGCAATTCCTTTGGCAAATCCGATCGGATGCGCGCCCGTTGGGTGCAGAATGGGGGCCTGAAAATCAAGGATGCCCGCAAAGAGGAAGTCGAGTACCTCTGGTTTGTGGGGGATTATGCCTCCTTTGATCCGCGTCTGGAATCCATCACCCAAAAGACGGCGCGGTTGTTTGAAGCGGCGGGGTTGAGCTTTGGGCTTTTGTACGAAGCCGAACGCAATGCGGGCAACGACGTGCGCAGGGTGGGAGAAGAAGGTTTGTTTGAGGTATTGCGCGATAAAAACAAACAGGCTCTCGCGAAGGCGAAATTCAAGGTCATCGTTACGACCGATCCCCACACGTACAACACCCTGAAAAATGAATACGGTTTGGAGAATGGCGTGCGGGTGGTGCATTACACGGAACTGCTGTGTGAACTGCTTGCCCAAGGCCGTTTGAAGCTGCGGCAACCGCTGCAGGGCAAAGTCACCTACCATGACCCCTGCTATCTGGGCCGTTATAATGGTGTTTATGAGCCGCCCCGGGAGGTATTGCGGCGGCTGGGGCTGGAGGTGGTCGAGATGCCACGTTGCCGCGGACGGAGTTACTGTTGCGGGGCAGGCGGCGGACGTATTTGGATGGAGGATGCGGAAAAGGTGCAGGAGCGGCCGGCGGAAAGCCGGGTGCGTGAGGCGGCAGCGTTGCCGGGGGTGCAAACGATGGTGGTGGCCTGTCCCAAGGACATCGCCATGTTTCGCGACGCCCTGAAAACCACGGGGTTGGAAGGCAAGCTGGCGGTGAAAGATTTGGCGGAACTGGTTTGGGAATGTGTGCAGGAGCCGGCGGCAACGACGGCTGCATGA
- a CDS encoding respiratory chain complex I subunit 1 family protein, with protein MSPGWRLVIYLIAAPLLGGLLAGVDRKLTARMQARQGPPLLQPFYDVIKLWNKETIVVRRSQNFYIFFFLLLMIFTGGLFFAGSDLLLVVFALTLAGIFLVLGAYKASSPYSFLGAERELIQMMAYEPMVLITAVSIYLVTGSFYVHDIVKHPDLLLGPLPGVFLGFLYALEIKFRKSPFDFSCSHHAHQELVRGLTTEFSGKALAMIEVAHWYETVLLLGWVYLFFASVPILGLIATLAVYGFLILTDNTFARLKWLTAVKSAWAVTLALGFGNILTLTLLRY; from the coding sequence ATGAGTCCCGGATGGCGTCTGGTTATTTATCTGATTGCAGCCCCCCTTCTCGGCGGCCTGCTGGCCGGTGTGGACCGCAAACTCACGGCCCGCATGCAGGCGCGCCAGGGTCCGCCCCTGCTGCAGCCCTTCTATGACGTGATTAAACTTTGGAACAAGGAAACCATCGTCGTCCGCCGCTCGCAAAATTTTTACATTTTCTTCTTCCTGCTGCTGATGATTTTCACCGGCGGGCTGTTTTTTGCCGGCTCAGACCTGTTGCTGGTGGTTTTTGCCCTGACGCTGGCGGGAATCTTCCTGGTCCTGGGCGCCTACAAAGCCAGCTCGCCCTACAGTTTCCTGGGTGCCGAGCGCGAGCTTATCCAAATGATGGCTTATGAGCCGATGGTGCTCATCACCGCCGTCAGCATCTACCTGGTGACCGGCAGTTTCTACGTCCATGACATCGTGAAACATCCAGACCTGCTTTTGGGCCCTTTGCCCGGTGTTTTTCTGGGTTTCTTATACGCGCTGGAAATCAAATTCCGCAAATCCCCCTTCGACTTTTCCTGCTCGCACCACGCCCATCAGGAACTGGTGCGGGGCTTGACCACGGAATTTTCCGGGAAAGCCCTGGCCATGATCGAAGTGGCGCATTGGTATGAAACCGTGCTACTGTTGGGCTGGGTTTATTTGTTCTTTGCCTCTGTGCCCATACTAGGCCTGATTGCCACCCTGGCCGTTTATGGGTTCCTGATTTTGACTGATAACACCTTTGCCCGTTTGAAGTGGCTGACAGCCGTGAAAAGCGCCTGGGCAGTGACACTGGCCCTTGGTTTCGGCAACATCCTAACGCTGACCCTGCTGCGCTATTAA
- a CDS encoding (Fe-S)-binding protein: MISTIEYEVCQRDTKLDTLLSTPEGRRILTCIQCGMCAGTCPYGDHMDYPPRRIINMLRRGFIEEVFQSDSMLKCVACYACMAKCPRGIRLSDVLLPLVKEQTLMNLQEMPAELQKSLQNTLRYGNPMGESSRKRANWIATAPHKVPVMAEIKRPVDVLWFVECYTSFYARGQDNSRAMVRLLHALGVDYAILGNEEKCAGDCGQLTWESGLFETLTDYNMEIFKKYQFNRIITGDAHAFNAFRIRYPMYGFNWPVEHTTAFLARHVEQLKPKLKKPLNLTVTYHDACCLGRRAGLYEEARTLLKAIPGVKVVEMVHNRINSICCGGGGGGMWLDTYFKQKGMERLSERRIKEAIATGADVLAVSCPYEIYRFEDALKVVPHDKPMIVRDVVELLAESLED; this comes from the coding sequence ATGATATCCACGATTGAATATGAGGTCTGCCAGCGGGATACCAAGCTGGACACGCTTTTGAGCACGCCGGAGGGACGGCGAATATTGACCTGCATTCAATGCGGCATGTGCGCCGGGACTTGTCCTTACGGGGACCACATGGACTATCCGCCACGCCGCATCATCAACATGCTGCGCCGTGGTTTTATCGAGGAGGTTTTTCAGAGCGACAGCATGCTCAAATGCGTGGCGTGTTATGCCTGCATGGCCAAATGTCCGCGGGGCATCCGGCTTTCGGACGTGCTCCTGCCTCTGGTCAAGGAGCAGACGCTCATGAATTTGCAGGAGATGCCGGCCGAGCTGCAAAAAAGCCTGCAAAACACCTTGCGCTACGGCAATCCCATGGGCGAATCCTCGCGGAAACGCGCCAATTGGATTGCGACCGCCCCCCATAAAGTGCCCGTGATGGCCGAGATTAAGCGGCCGGTGGATGTTTTGTGGTTTGTGGAGTGCTATACCTCTTTTTATGCCCGTGGCCAGGATAACAGCCGTGCTATGGTGCGGCTGCTGCATGCGTTGGGGGTGGACTATGCCATTCTGGGCAATGAGGAAAAGTGTGCGGGTGATTGCGGGCAGCTTACGTGGGAGTCGGGCTTGTTTGAGACGCTGACCGACTACAACATGGAGATATTCAAAAAGTATCAGTTTAACCGCATCATCACCGGCGATGCCCATGCCTTTAACGCTTTCCGCATCCGATATCCCATGTACGGGTTCAACTGGCCGGTGGAGCATACCACCGCCTTTTTAGCCCGGCACGTGGAGCAGCTTAAGCCCAAACTCAAGAAACCGCTGAACCTCACCGTCACCTACCATGATGCCTGCTGTCTGGGCCGCCGCGCCGGTCTTTATGAGGAAGCGCGGACCTTGCTCAAGGCTATTCCGGGCGTAAAAGTGGTCGAGATGGTGCACAACCGCATCAATTCCATCTGCTGCGGTGGCGGGGGGGGCGGGATGTGGCTGGACACTTACTTCAAACAAAAGGGCATGGAACGCCTGAGCGAGCGCCGTATCAAGGAGGCCATTGCCACGGGCGCGGATGTGCTGGCGGTTTCGTGTCCCTATGAAATCTACCGTTTCGAGGATGCTTTGAAGGTGGTGCCGCACGACAAACCCATGATCGTGCGCGACGTGGTGGAATTGCTCGCTGAATCATTGGAGGACTAA
- a CDS encoding NADH-quinone oxidoreductase subunit C, with amino-acid sequence MKADQTIIPLPVAELPARVLMLRHEGWRLVHISATPAGEQIEVNYGFDRLGVYQTLRVTLPAAAPRLPSISRIYWAAFVYENEMHDLFDVQVEGMAVDFHGHFIKTATPFPFRNPDASASSSASPRSGAVPGASFTAIPAAPPSSAAQS; translated from the coding sequence ATGAAAGCTGATCAAACCATCATACCCCTGCCGGTGGCAGAGCTACCCGCACGTGTCCTGATGCTGCGGCACGAGGGCTGGCGGCTGGTGCATATCAGCGCCACCCCCGCCGGCGAGCAAATTGAGGTTAATTACGGCTTTGACCGGCTGGGGGTTTATCAAACTTTGCGCGTCACCCTGCCGGCCGCCGCCCCCCGGTTGCCCAGCATCAGCCGCATCTACTGGGCCGCCTTTGTGTACGAAAACGAAATGCACGACCTCTTTGACGTGCAAGTCGAGGGCATGGCCGTGGACTTTCACGGCCATTTTATCAAAACCGCCACCCCCTTTCCCTTTCGGAATCCCGATGCCTCGGCCAGCTCCAGCGCCAGCCCGCGCTCGGGAGCAGTGCCCGGCGCCAGCTTTACCGCCATTCCGGCCGCCCCTCCCTCGTCGGCTGCCCAATCCTGA
- a CDS encoding GNAT family N-acetyltransferase, which yields MTAIANSIDQTIIVQATPEDVAEILALQKVAYQSEAEIYGDESVPALQQSLAELREDFQRMVFLKAVVNGKIIGAVRGYSEGDTAHILRLIVHPYFQGRGIGRRLVKEIEAVWPPAIRRFEAFTGHKSKRNLALYGLLGYRPFKEVPHDKAVTWVYMEKMRHES from the coding sequence ATGACCGCCATCGCCAACAGCATTGACCAGACCATCATTGTGCAGGCCACGCCCGAGGATGTGGCCGAGATTCTGGCCCTCCAAAAAGTGGCTTATCAAAGCGAGGCTGAAATCTATGGCGACGAAAGTGTGCCGGCGCTCCAACAAAGCCTGGCCGAATTACGTGAGGACTTCCAGCGCATGGTCTTCCTCAAGGCAGTGGTCAATGGCAAAATCATCGGCGCCGTCCGCGGTTATAGCGAGGGCGACACCGCCCATATCCTGCGGCTGATTGTGCATCCCTATTTTCAAGGCCGTGGCATCGGACGGCGGTTGGTCAAGGAAATCGAAGCCGTATGGCCGCCGGCCATTCGCCGTTTCGAGGCCTTCACCGGCCACAAGAGCAAGCGCAACCTGGCCCTCTACGGCCTCTTGGGCTACCGCCCCTTCAAGGAAGTGCCGCATGACAAAGCGGTGACCTGGGTCTATATGGAGAAAATGCGCCATGAAAGCTGA
- a CDS encoding 4Fe-4S binding protein yields the protein MAYFTMAKLALKWAIHPPVTRQYPFTPRRPLPHSRGQLIFIKDKCVYCNVCAKKCPTRALTVNRAAKKWGIERLQCISCGYCVEVCPKNCLQLDTDHGKPTVTKDKETY from the coding sequence ATGGCATACTTTACCATGGCCAAACTGGCCCTGAAATGGGCCATTCACCCGCCAGTCACCCGCCAGTATCCCTTTACCCCACGGCGTCCCCTGCCCCACAGCCGGGGACAGTTGATTTTCATCAAGGACAAATGCGTTTATTGCAATGTGTGCGCCAAAAAATGCCCCACCCGCGCGCTCACCGTCAATCGCGCCGCCAAAAAATGGGGCATTGAACGGCTGCAATGCATCTCCTGCGGTTATTGCGTGGAGGTCTGCCCCAAGAATTGCCTGCAACTGGACACCGACCACGGCAAACCCACCGTCACCAAGGACAAGGAAACCTATTAA